The following proteins are co-located in the Sphingorhabdus lutea genome:
- a CDS encoding L-glutamate gamma-semialdehyde dehydrogenase gives MNASSSSSPSVSLKMIEFRHIMTQISHAPEPDMILPLAHAIKMSDEDSQIVKEIAKTLLTSLRKAQHEGWVNQFLNEYRLGTEEGTALLSLAEAFLRVPDHDTADLLISDKIGNADWGTHSGKSASTLVNSATWGLVLGKAMVGPNEGSVLKTLIARTGEPFVRQGVGAAMRLMGQIFVMGRNIEEAVKRMNKSVNRGFTASFDMLGEAARTEDDATRYFNAYCDAIRKLAKFQSKGKALGHSISVKLSALHPRYEVAHRHKCVPELIEKCLQLAQLAADSNILLTIDAEEAARLDMSLDIIEAVASAPQLAHWDGLGMAIQAYSKRAMAVIGWADEMSGVYGRKLQVRLVKGAYWDSEIKYAQEQGLSGYPLFTRKAATDVSYLACAAAMLDAKNLFPAFATHNALTVASIIHLAGDRRDFEFQRLHGMGDGLFENLVREQGYQCRIYAPVGGHRDLLAYLVRRLLENGANSSFVHQLSDHNMTDDELLKDPVDRIIYIKGARHPSIPLPCDLYQPERLNSRGVHMDDAGTLDALMSRMNQPIDLIAPQQISTDTLSAMIANAQKAFVPWSRMSVDNRAAILEIWADLLEEQRETALQILVKEANKNIFDAINEVREAVDFCRYYAAQAREQMQDIILPGPTGEQNILRMDARGIWAAIAPWNFPLAIFMGQIAAALVTGNGVIAKPAPQTPIIGKFAVDLAYQAGVPKDVLQFANGGADLGKALVEDARINGVVFTGSVPTARHIARSLLIDDNRPLVPLIAETGGLNAMIVDSTALPEQVVRDVIISGFQSAGQRCSALRLLAVQDDIYDNLVEMLCGAMDSLNICMPDRADCDVGPVIDKASYDKLMGYLETQKNNIIKSANVPKNGLFVPPTLIAIDKVSDLQTEWFGPIIHIVKWRRGGMDALIAQINNSGFGLTMGVHSRIARVTQRVEAQARVGNLYVNRSIIGAVVGSQPFGGEGHSGTGPKAGGPHYLSRFCVERTISTDTTSAGGNASLLSLDDDDFEY, from the coding sequence ATGAACGCTTCATCTTCATCCTCACCATCGGTAAGCCTGAAAATGATAGAGTTTCGACATATTATGACGCAGATAAGCCATGCGCCAGAGCCTGATATGATCTTGCCATTGGCCCATGCGATAAAAATGTCCGATGAAGACAGCCAAATTGTAAAAGAAATAGCCAAGACGCTTTTGACTTCACTGCGCAAGGCACAGCATGAAGGCTGGGTTAATCAATTTTTGAATGAATATCGTCTTGGCACAGAAGAGGGCACGGCCTTATTATCTTTGGCAGAGGCATTTTTGCGCGTGCCGGACCATGATACTGCTGATTTGTTAATCTCTGACAAAATTGGCAATGCAGATTGGGGAACGCATAGCGGCAAATCAGCCAGCACATTGGTGAACAGCGCGACATGGGGGTTGGTATTGGGCAAGGCAATGGTCGGCCCAAATGAAGGAAGCGTCCTGAAAACTTTAATCGCGCGCACGGGCGAACCATTTGTGCGCCAGGGCGTGGGCGCCGCCATGCGGTTAATGGGGCAAATTTTTGTGATGGGCCGCAATATCGAAGAAGCGGTAAAGCGCATGAATAAAAGCGTCAATCGCGGTTTTACGGCAAGTTTTGATATGTTGGGGGAGGCCGCTCGGACCGAGGATGATGCGACGCGTTATTTTAACGCCTATTGCGATGCCATTCGCAAATTGGCCAAATTCCAATCAAAGGGTAAGGCGCTGGGCCATAGTATATCGGTTAAATTATCGGCCCTGCACCCGCGATATGAGGTGGCACATCGCCATAAATGCGTGCCGGAATTGATCGAAAAATGTCTGCAGCTTGCCCAATTGGCGGCGGATTCAAATATATTATTGACCATTGATGCCGAAGAGGCGGCAAGATTGGATATGAGCCTGGACATTATTGAGGCGGTGGCCAGCGCACCACAACTTGCCCATTGGGATGGCCTAGGCATGGCGATACAGGCATATTCAAAGCGGGCAATGGCCGTAATTGGTTGGGCCGATGAGATGAGCGGTGTTTATGGCCGCAAATTACAGGTGCGTCTGGTAAAGGGTGCATATTGGGATAGTGAAATTAAATATGCGCAGGAACAGGGGCTTTCGGGATATCCTTTGTTCACGCGAAAGGCCGCGACCGATGTGTCATATTTGGCATGTGCGGCCGCCATGTTGGATGCAAAAAATCTATTCCCCGCCTTTGCCACGCATAATGCGTTGACGGTGGCCAGCATCATCCATCTTGCAGGGGATAGGCGCGATTTCGAATTTCAACGCCTGCACGGCATGGGTGATGGGTTATTTGAAAATTTGGTGCGGGAACAGGGATATCAATGCCGGATTTACGCGCCCGTTGGCGGACATCGTGATTTGCTTGCCTATTTGGTGCGGCGTTTGTTGGAAAATGGCGCGAATAGCAGCTTTGTCCATCAATTATCCGATCATAATATGACCGATGATGAATTGTTAAAAGATCCGGTTGATCGGATTATATATATAAAGGGGGCGCGCCATCCCTCTATCCCGCTTCCATGTGATTTATATCAACCCGAACGGTTGAACAGCAGGGGGGTTCATATGGACGATGCCGGCACGCTCGATGCCCTCATGTCCCGTATGAACCAACCAATTGATTTAATTGCGCCACAGCAAATATCGACTGACACATTATCGGCCATGATTGCCAATGCACAAAAGGCATTTGTGCCATGGTCGCGCATGTCGGTGGATAATCGTGCTGCCATATTGGAAATTTGGGCCGATCTTTTGGAGGAGCAACGCGAAACTGCCCTGCAAATATTGGTGAAAGAAGCAAATAAAAATATATTTGATGCGATAAATGAGGTTCGCGAGGCGGTTGATTTTTGCCGTTATTATGCCGCGCAGGCACGTGAACAAATGCAGGATATAATCCTGCCCGGCCCCACGGGGGAACAAAATATATTGCGCATGGACGCGCGCGGCATTTGGGCCGCCATTGCACCATGGAATTTCCCCTTGGCCATTTTTATGGGGCAAATCGCCGCTGCATTGGTGACGGGCAATGGCGTCATCGCAAAACCGGCCCCGCAAACCCCTATTATCGGCAAATTTGCGGTTGATTTGGCATATCAGGCCGGCGTGCCCAAGGATGTTTTGCAATTTGCCAATGGAGGCGCAGATTTGGGCAAGGCACTGGTGGAAGATGCGCGCATCAATGGCGTTGTCTTTACCGGTTCCGTTCCCACCGCGCGGCATATTGCACGCAGTTTGTTGATTGATGATAATCGGCCCTTAGTTCCTTTAATCGCCGAAACGGGTGGGTTAAATGCCATGATTGTGGATTCAACCGCCCTGCCGGAACAGGTTGTCCGTGATGTGATTATTTCCGGTTTTCAATCGGCAGGACAGCGTTGTTCTGCGCTGCGTTTATTGGCGGTGCAGGATGATATTTACGACAATTTGGTCGAAATGCTTTGCGGTGCAATGGACAGTTTGAACATTTGCATGCCCGATCGGGCGGACTGTGATGTTGGGCCGGTAATTGATAAAGCATCATATGATAAATTGATGGGTTATTTGGAAACGCAAAAAAATAATATTATTAAATCAGCCAATGTTCCCAAAAATGGATTATTTGTGCCGCCAACCTTAATCGCTATTGATAAGGTTTCCGATTTGCAAACCGAGTGGTTCGGCCCGATTATCCATATTGTGAAATGGCGGCGCGGCGGCATGGATGCGTTAATCGCGCAAATTAACAATAGCGGTTTTGGTCTGACCATGGGTGTACATAGCCGCATTGCCCGCGTGACACAGCGAGTAGAGGCACAGGCACGGGTTGGTAATTTATATGTAAACCGTTCCATTATCGGCGCGGTCGTGGGCAGCCAGCCATTTGGCGGGGAAGGGCATAGCGGCACCGGACCAAAGGCCGGCGGGCCGCATTATTTAAGCCGTTTTTGTGTGGAAAGAACCATCAGCACCGACACGACCAGCGCGGGCGGCAATGCCAGCCTATTATCTTTGGATGATGATGATTTTGAATATTGA
- a CDS encoding Rne/Rng family ribonuclease produces the protein MKTRMLIDALHREETRVAVVTGNKIEEFDFESEEHKQLKGNIYLAKVTRVEPSLQAAFVDYGGNRHGFLAFSEIHPDYYQIPKEDRERLLAEEAEAAAEEASMREQEEMEEAGEVSPSYEDEDEDELIEIESDERVDTIDINEGETGDSDDDGDDEDDASQDDEASHSENGSHQDEDDVNSEDGSDEDGVDGENRQNRSRRGRGRGRGGRRGNNNRENGQKGGRQNGRGNGRSAPKASDEMRAKRIAIRRRYKIQDVIQRRQVLLVQVVKEERGNKGAALTTYLSLAGRYCVLMPNTSHGGGISRKISNSSDRKRLKSIVSEMKLPSTMGCIIRTAGMSRTKVEIKRDFTYLARLWDEVREKTLKGAAPTLIHSDSDLIKRAIRDIYNRDIDEVLVEGEDSFKVARNFMKLLMPSHARKVQLYSDATPLFQVHGVEDQLNAMYQPVVQLKSGGYIVINPTEALVSIDINSGRSTKEHGIEATALSTNLEAAREIARQLRLRDMAGLVVIDFIDMEHHSNNRKVERAMKDALKNDRARIQVGRISSFGLMEMSRQRLRTGVLEASTRECPHCEGTGLVRTASSSALSALRMVEDEAAQGKGSIISLSASQEAAIYVLNNKRHELANIEDRFGVRISVTPNGEVEGAKMTVSSSGPPSTRRPIAKAPIVEEFDDEEEVEAENNQRSEGGHRHDDQDDRGNDQNGEPRKKRRRRGRRGGRDRNNDAQQDRNGHDDAGSNQAEQAQSGDNLAANNDEQSQKPRRSRRRKNANEDANNDGRNNQEHGNDAAGKEVQANDGSSDDENGAAKPKARRKPSAARAKKVKEEAVSTNEDTAESKPKTRRASTAKKKAETAAKEAATDAATNSASAISDNGEEAGDKPAAKKPARTRKKAEPKAKATKTADSNDVSEKAAKPKASAAAKKPATRKKAAPKTTGKAADKDAEKTVKPAKAAKAEKAEKPKKAAEKKVETEEADSAANTEEKGPRKGGWWQRTFG, from the coding sequence ATGAAGACGCGTATGTTAATCGACGCGCTGCACCGGGAAGAAACCCGCGTAGCAGTAGTAACAGGAAATAAAATTGAAGAATTTGATTTTGAATCAGAGGAACATAAACAGTTAAAAGGTAATATCTACCTTGCCAAAGTAACCAGGGTTGAACCATCATTGCAGGCAGCTTTTGTCGATTATGGGGGCAATCGTCACGGATTTTTGGCTTTTTCTGAAATCCATCCTGATTATTATCAAATCCCCAAAGAAGATCGCGAACGTTTATTAGCCGAAGAGGCAGAGGCTGCGGCCGAAGAAGCATCAATGCGCGAACAAGAGGAAATGGAAGAAGCCGGTGAGGTTTCCCCATCCTATGAAGATGAAGATGAAGATGAGCTTATCGAAATTGAAAGCGATGAGCGCGTGGACACTATCGATATTAACGAAGGCGAAACCGGCGATAGCGATGATGATGGCGATGATGAAGATGACGCATCCCAAGATGATGAGGCGTCTCATAGTGAAAACGGCTCTCATCAAGATGAAGACGACGTAAATAGCGAAGATGGCAGCGATGAAGATGGCGTAGATGGCGAAAATCGCCAAAATCGCAGCCGCCGTGGTCGCGGACGTGGCCGTGGTGGTCGCCGCGGTAATAATAACCGTGAAAATGGCCAAAAAGGCGGGCGCCAAAATGGACGCGGCAATGGCCGTTCTGCGCCAAAGGCCAGCGACGAAATGCGCGCAAAGCGCATTGCGATACGCCGCCGTTATAAAATTCAGGACGTTATCCAACGCCGTCAGGTTTTATTGGTTCAAGTCGTCAAAGAAGAACGCGGTAATAAGGGCGCGGCGCTGACCACTTATTTATCATTAGCGGGTCGTTATTGCGTATTAATGCCCAATACCAGCCATGGCGGCGGGATAAGCCGCAAGATTAGCAATTCATCCGATCGCAAAAGATTAAAATCAATTGTGTCGGAAATGAAATTGCCCAGCACCATGGGCTGTATCATCCGCACGGCGGGCATGTCCCGTACCAAGGTGGAAATTAAGCGCGACTTTACTTATTTGGCGCGTTTATGGGATGAGGTGCGCGAAAAAACATTAAAAGGCGCAGCTCCCACTTTAATCCATTCGGACAGCGATTTAATCAAACGTGCGATACGCGATATTTATAATCGTGATATTGATGAGGTTTTGGTTGAGGGTGAGGATAGTTTCAAGGTTGCGCGCAATTTCATGAAATTATTGATGCCCAGCCATGCCCGCAAGGTGCAATTATACAGCGATGCAACCCCATTATTCCAAGTACATGGGGTGGAGGATCAATTAAACGCCATGTACCAACCGGTGGTGCAATTAAAATCTGGCGGTTATATTGTCATCAACCCGACCGAGGCGCTGGTTTCAATTGACATTAACTCTGGCCGTTCGACCAAAGAACATGGGATTGAGGCCACCGCGCTGTCCACCAATTTAGAGGCAGCTCGTGAAATTGCCCGCCAATTGCGTCTGCGCGATATGGCAGGTTTGGTGGTCATCGATTTTATCGACATGGAACATCACAGCAATAACCGCAAGGTTGAGCGCGCGATGAAGGATGCGTTGAAAAATGATCGCGCCCGCATACAGGTTGGCCGCATTTCCAGCTTTGGTTTAATGGAAATGTCACGCCAAAGGCTGCGCACCGGTGTGTTGGAGGCATCGACCCGCGAATGCCCACATTGTGAAGGAACAGGATTGGTGCGCACCGCATCTTCCTCTGCTCTATCCGCCTTGCGGATGGTTGAGGATGAAGCTGCACAAGGCAAGGGCAGCATTATCAGCCTGTCGGCAAGCCAAGAGGCCGCCATTTATGTGTTGAACAATAAACGTCATGAACTGGCCAATATTGAGGATAGATTTGGCGTTCGGATTTCGGTCACACCAAATGGAGAGGTTGAAGGCGCAAAAATGACGGTCAGCTCATCTGGCCCGCCATCGACCCGCCGCCCCATTGCCAAAGCCCCAATTGTCGAAGAATTTGACGATGAGGAAGAAGTAGAGGCAGAAAATAATCAGCGTTCAGAAGGCGGGCATCGCCATGATGACCAAGATGATCGCGGCAATGACCAAAATGGCGAGCCGCGCAAAAAACGTCGTCGTCGTGGCCGCCGTGGCGGACGTGATCGCAATAATGATGCGCAGCAGGATAGGAATGGCCATGATGATGCAGGCTCCAATCAAGCCGAGCAGGCGCAATCGGGCGATAATCTTGCCGCCAATAATGATGAACAATCGCAAAAACCGCGCCGTTCGCGCCGCCGTAAAAATGCAAATGAAGATGCCAATAATGATGGCCGCAATAATCAAGAGCATGGCAATGATGCAGCGGGCAAAGAGGTGCAGGCCAATGATGGAAGCAGCGATGATGAAAATGGTGCAGCAAAGCCAAAGGCACGCCGTAAGCCATCTGCTGCACGTGCCAAAAAGGTAAAGGAAGAAGCCGTATCAACCAACGAAGATACAGCAGAATCCAAACCGAAAACGCGCCGCGCATCAACCGCGAAAAAGAAAGCTGAAACTGCAGCAAAAGAAGCTGCAACTGATGCCGCAACAAATAGCGCATCGGCAATATCGGACAATGGCGAAGAAGCTGGCGACAAGCCAGCGGCGAAAAAGCCTGCCCGCACCCGTAAAAAGGCTGAACCCAAGGCAAAGGCTACGAAAACCGCCGATTCCAACGATGTAAGCGAAAAAGCGGCAAAGCCAAAGGCAAGCGCCGCCGCGAAAAAGCCAGCAACACGTAAAAAAGCTGCGCCTAAAACCACCGGCAAAGCGGCGGATAAGGATGCAGAAAAAACGGTGAAGCCAGCAAAAGCCGCAAAGGCAGAAAAAGCCGAAAAGCCTAAAAAGGCGGCAGAAAAAAAGGTCGAGACTGAAGAAGCTGATAGTGCCGCAAATACAGAAGAAAAAGGCCCGCGCAAGGGCGGATGGTGGCAACGCACCTTTGGCTAA
- a CDS encoding helix-turn-helix domain-containing protein, producing the protein MSEEAENNEIKLKTVGERLKDERQLQDFDLNKIAEKTRIPKRHILSLEASDFSALPGITYIVGFVKAYARALNLDEVQFASDIREELNEQNIVSRASQMEHYEQVDSATIPPKWLAWSAIGIAAVLLAAFLIWRTAQMDVINYPAEQASNEAPANAPKQKQAVATAPTAEGPVVFTAKGEIWLRIYEKEGERIFEKQMNAGESFTIPATAKEPLLLTGRPDLLTVTIGGKEVAPLGTAERTVSDLPISAKALLARPSEEESAAAVPATAAPTATPPATPAQ; encoded by the coding sequence GTGAGCGAAGAAGCAGAAAATAATGAAATTAAATTAAAAACCGTTGGCGAGCGTTTGAAAGATGAACGCCAGCTGCAGGATTTTGATCTTAATAAAATTGCCGAAAAAACGCGAATCCCCAAACGCCATATACTTTCGCTGGAGGCTTCTGACTTTTCCGCCTTGCCCGGCATTACCTATATTGTCGGTTTTGTGAAGGCATATGCCCGCGCGTTAAATTTGGATGAGGTCCAATTTGCCAGCGATATAAGAGAGGAATTGAACGAACAAAATATCGTTAGCCGCGCCTCTCAAATGGAACATTATGAGCAGGTTGATTCCGCGACAATCCCGCCAAAATGGCTGGCATGGTCGGCAATTGGAATTGCGGCGGTCCTATTGGCGGCATTTTTAATTTGGCGCACCGCGCAAATGGATGTCATCAACTATCCCGCAGAACAAGCCAGCAATGAAGCGCCCGCAAACGCGCCAAAGCAAAAACAGGCCGTCGCAACAGCACCAACCGCCGAAGGGCCAGTTGTGTTTACCGCAAAGGGTGAAATTTGGCTGCGAATTTATGAAAAAGAGGGCGAGCGCATTTTTGAAAAGCAAATGAATGCGGGCGAAAGCTTTACCATTCCAGCAACAGCAAAAGAACCATTATTATTAACCGGACGCCCAGATTTATTGACCGTGACCATTGGCGGCAAAGAAGTCGCCCCATTGGGCACAGCAGAGCGCACGGTTTCTGATCTGCCGATTAGTGCAAAGGCGCTATTGGCGCGGCCATCGGAGGAAGAAAGCGCAGCGGCTGTGCCAGCAACGGCTGCGCCCACAGCCACGCCGCCCGCAACCCCTGCGCAATAA
- the ptsP gene encoding phosphoenolpyruvate--protein phosphotransferase, whose translation MNIVSQSSRTILTNLHDLMASKRGAQTKLNMIVDIIGETLQSEVCSIYLRREGMLELFATRGLNQEAVHVTRLALGEGLVGSIAKDVETLNLDEAATHPRFAYKPETGEEKFHSFAGVPIIRAERAVGVLSVQHAEPRKYEDVEIETLQTVAMVMSELIAGAGLIDGSDDAQMDQSTAVANGLPLVKGVALGKAIFHEPNIRIEHVLAEDVEVERQRVYTAFTKMRDQIEQLANQAEFGNAGEHVEIFAAYKMFAYDEGWSRRINKAIDSGLTAEAAIEHVQQRTRMRMRQIDDPLLAERMHDLEDLSNRLLRIVSGQMSTAAQLGLNEDSILVARNLGPAELLEYDRRRLRGVILEEGSLTAHVTIVARAMGIPVLGRIGSIRGQIRENDMLLLNVDQKNVIIRPSGAAIEAFQHELDLKKEQKAKFASMRNIEPISIDGTRINLMINAGLRDDVSSITTTGADGIGLFRTEFQFLVSATLPRREQQIRFYRDVLDVAGNKPVIFRTIDVGGDKALPYLQNRGQDEENPAMGWRAVRLALDHGGLMKAQAQSLLEASPGKLLQVMFPMIAEPWEFDEAKQVFDDQLALLKKRGKQPPSKIRYGVMLEVPALADMLDILLPKVDFISIGTNDLTQFLFAADRAHPRLAERYDWLSLAIMRFLNRVVKECIAHDVDVSICGEMGGRRLEALALLGIGVRKLSITPAAIGSIKSLVISTDIPKIEAKMQELLKSPCPNLRPELEKWAEEHGVDLD comes from the coding sequence ATGAATATCGTATCCCAATCTTCTCGCACTATATTGACCAACCTGCATGACTTAATGGCGTCAAAGCGCGGCGCGCAAACCAAATTAAATATGATCGTCGATATTATTGGCGAAACATTGCAAAGCGAGGTTTGCTCCATTTATTTGCGCCGTGAAGGGATGTTGGAATTATTTGCAACGCGCGGCCTTAATCAAGAGGCTGTGCACGTCACCCGCCTTGCTCTTGGCGAAGGTCTTGTCGGGTCAATTGCCAAGGATGTCGAGACGTTAAACCTTGATGAGGCAGCGACCCATCCCCGCTTTGCCTATAAACCCGAAACGGGCGAAGAAAAATTTCACAGCTTTGCCGGCGTCCCCATTATTCGCGCGGAAAGAGCGGTTGGCGTTTTGTCGGTGCAACATGCCGAACCACGTAAATATGAAGATGTAGAGATTGAAACGCTGCAAACAGTGGCGATGGTGATGTCCGAACTTATCGCCGGGGCTGGTTTAATTGATGGCAGTGATGATGCGCAAATGGACCAATCCACCGCCGTTGCCAACGGCTTGCCATTGGTAAAGGGCGTTGCATTGGGCAAAGCTATTTTCCACGAACCCAATATTCGAATTGAACATGTTCTGGCAGAGGATGTGGAGGTTGAACGCCAACGTGTTTACACCGCCTTTACCAAAATGCGCGACCAAATTGAACAATTGGCCAATCAGGCCGAATTTGGCAATGCGGGCGAGCATGTTGAAATTTTCGCCGCATATAAAATGTTCGCTTATGATGAGGGCTGGTCAAGACGCATTAACAAAGCAATTGACAGCGGTCTGACCGCTGAGGCTGCGATTGAACATGTGCAACAACGCACCCGAATGCGGATGCGGCAAATTGATGACCCATTATTGGCCGAACGCATGCATGATTTGGAGGATTTGTCCAACAGGTTGCTGCGTATTGTTTCGGGCCAAATGTCCACGGCGGCGCAGCTTGGCTTAAACGAAGATTCCATATTGGTGGCCCGTAATTTGGGGCCGGCGGAGCTGTTGGAATATGATAGGCGGCGTTTACGCGGCGTGATATTGGAAGAAGGTTCATTAACCGCGCATGTTACCATTGTGGCGCGCGCAATGGGCATTCCAGTATTGGGGCGCATTGGCTCTATTCGCGGGCAAATTCGCGAAAATGACATGTTGCTGCTTAATGTAGATCAAAAAAATGTCATCATCCGGCCCAGCGGCGCAGCGATTGAAGCATTCCAACATGAGCTGGACCTGAAAAAAGAGCAAAAGGCAAAATTTGCCTCTATGCGCAATATTGAACCGATTAGCATTGATGGCACACGCATCAATTTGATGATCAATGCCGGCCTGCGCGATGATGTCTCCTCCATAACCACCACAGGCGCGGATGGCATAGGATTATTCCGGACCGAATTTCAATTTCTTGTCTCCGCCACTCTGCCCCGCCGTGAACAACAAATTCGTTTTTACCGCGATGTTTTGGATGTGGCAGGCAATAAACCAGTTATTTTTCGCACCATTGATGTTGGCGGGGATAAGGCACTACCCTATCTGCAAAATCGCGGGCAGGATGAGGAAAATCCCGCAATGGGATGGCGCGCGGTGCGCCTTGCCCTTGACCATGGTGGGTTGATGAAGGCGCAGGCCCAATCATTATTGGAAGCATCGCCGGGAAAATTATTACAAGTAATGTTTCCCATGATTGCAGAGCCATGGGAATTTGATGAGGCAAAACAGGTTTTTGATGATCAATTGGCGCTGTTAAAGAAAAGGGGCAAGCAACCCCCCAGCAAGATACGCTATGGCGTGATGTTGGAAGTACCCGCATTGGCCGACATGTTGGACATATTATTACCAAAGGTTGATTTTATTTCCATTGGCACCAATGATTTGACCCAGTTTTTATTCGCCGCCGACCGCGCACATCCACGATTGGCGGAACGTTATGATTGGTTAAGCCTTGCAATTATGCGTTTTTTAAACCGTGTGGTAAAAGAATGTATTGCCCATGATGTGGATGTTAGCATTTGCGGTGAAATGGGTGGCCGACGGTTGGAGGCATTGGCATTATTGGGCATTGGCGTGCGCAAATTATCCATTACCCCTGCGGCAATTGGATCGATAAAAAGCCTGGTCATTTCAACTGACATCCCGAAAATTGAGGCAAAGATGCAGGAATTGTTAAAATCCCCCTGCCCCAATTTACGGCCAGAGCTGGAAAAATGGGCAGAAGAACATGGCGTCGATTTGGATTAA
- a CDS encoding DUF465 domain-containing protein, with amino-acid sequence MNNSHMSALKTKHEDLQHKLDQEANRPFPDMGIINKIKKMKLKIKEEMRQHSLA; translated from the coding sequence ATGAACAATAGCCATATGTCCGCGCTGAAAACGAAACATGAAGATTTACAACATAAGTTGGATCAAGAGGCTAATCGACCATTTCCCGATATGGGCATTATTAACAAGATTAAGAAGATGAAGTTGAAGATTAAAGAAGAAATGAGGCAGCATAGCTTGGCATAG
- a CDS encoding YdcH family protein — translation MNDDGLVKLLNIKKMEHRDLDDAINALQERVDSDQMQVARFKRKKLLLKDEIARLEDQLIPDIIA, via the coding sequence ATGAATGATGATGGCCTTGTTAAATTATTAAATATCAAGAAAATGGAGCATCGCGACCTTGATGACGCGATTAATGCGTTACAGGAACGTGTCGATAGCGATCAAATGCAGGTGGCGCGGTTTAAACGAAAAAAATTATTATTAAAGGATGAGATTGCGCGGCTGGAGGATCAGCTTATCCCGGATATTATCGCCTGA
- a CDS encoding DUF1465 family protein produces MMQQDINSSNHQIAKHQMTAKLVDSLYTEAMLLADEARSYFDQYRHSDDVPAFLSVSFSCESLKVTTRLMHVIAWLLNQKAYFAGEFETEKSAFNFAEKEKKNAPPHFDLGHAAPSDEAVIVQFPQEAQSIITSSIDLYNRLSRLSDQLAGAIVAENRPAPHLMVEKLRSSF; encoded by the coding sequence ATGATGCAGCAAGATATTAACTCATCCAACCACCAAATCGCCAAGCATCAAATGACGGCGAAGCTTGTCGACAGTTTATATACAGAGGCTATGTTGCTTGCCGATGAGGCGCGTTCCTATTTTGATCAATATCGACATAGTGATGATGTCCCTGCATTTTTATCGGTTTCTTTTTCATGTGAATCATTAAAGGTCACGACCCGCTTAATGCATGTTATTGCATGGTTGTTAAACCAAAAGGCATATTTTGCCGGTGAATTTGAGACTGAAAAATCAGCATTTAATTTTGCAGAAAAAGAAAAGAAAAATGCGCCGCCGCATTTTGACCTTGGCCATGCCGCGCCAAGTGATGAGGCCGTGATTGTGCAATTTCCCCAAGAGGCGCAATCGATTATCACATCAAGTATTGATCTATATAATCGTTTGTCACGGTTAAGCGACCAGCTTGCCGGGGCAATTGTTGCTGAAAATCGCCCCGCGCCGCATTTGATGGTCGAAAAACTAAGATCGTCGTTCTGA